The Streptomyces sp. NBC_00224 genome has a window encoding:
- a CDS encoding alanine racemase, producing the protein MALSLYVDTARWRAHQKSVVDQFPGIVPVCKGNGYGFGHERLAEEVNRFGSDVLAVGTTYEAARIKDWFGGDLLVLTPFRRSEEPVPLPDRVIRSVSSVDGVHALVGARVVIECMSSMKRHGIKEEELGMLHSAIDDVRLEGFALHLPLDRTDGSDAVEEVIGWMDRLRAARLPLHTMFVSHLRAEEQARLQQQFPQTRFRARIGTRLWLGDHDATEYRGAVLDVTRVAKGDRFGYRQQKAASDGWLVVVAGGTSHGVGLEAPKALHGVMPRAKGVARAGLATVNRNLSPFVWDGKQRWFAEPPHMQVSILFVPSDSQEPRVGDELVAHLRHTTTQFDRLVDR; encoded by the coding sequence ATGGCGCTCTCCCTGTACGTCGACACCGCGCGCTGGCGGGCGCACCAGAAGTCCGTGGTCGACCAGTTCCCGGGCATCGTCCCGGTCTGCAAGGGCAACGGCTACGGCTTCGGCCACGAGCGGCTGGCCGAGGAGGTGAACCGCTTCGGCTCGGACGTCCTGGCGGTCGGCACCACCTACGAGGCGGCCCGCATCAAGGACTGGTTCGGCGGCGACCTGCTGGTGCTCACGCCGTTCCGCCGGAGCGAGGAGCCGGTGCCGCTGCCGGACCGCGTCATCCGCTCCGTGTCGTCCGTGGACGGGGTGCACGCCCTGGTGGGCGCGCGCGTCGTCATCGAGTGCATGAGCTCGATGAAGCGCCACGGCATCAAGGAGGAGGAGCTCGGCATGCTCCACTCCGCCATCGACGACGTGCGCCTGGAGGGCTTCGCCCTGCACCTCCCGCTCGACCGCACCGACGGCTCGGACGCGGTCGAGGAGGTCATCGGCTGGATGGACCGGTTGCGCGCGGCCCGGCTGCCGCTGCACACCATGTTCGTCAGCCATCTGCGGGCCGAGGAGCAGGCGCGGCTGCAGCAGCAGTTCCCGCAGACCCGCTTCCGCGCCCGCATCGGTACGCGGCTGTGGCTCGGCGACCACGATGCCACCGAGTACCGGGGCGCCGTCCTGGACGTCACCCGGGTCGCGAAGGGGGATCGTTTCGGCTACCGCCAGCAGAAGGCCGCCTCCGACGGCTGGCTGGTCGTGGTCGCCGGCGGTACCTCGCACGGCGTCGGGCTTGAGGCTCCCAAGGCGCTGCACGGTGTGATGCCTCGCGCCAAGGGCGTCGCGCGGGCCGGTCTGGCGACCGTCAACCGCAATCTGTCGCCGTTCGTCTGGGACGGCAAGCAGCGCTGGTTCGCCGAGCCGCCGCACATGCAGGTGTCGATCCTCTTCGTCCCGTCGGACTCCCAGGAGCCGCGCGTGGGCGATGAGCTGGTGGCCCATCTGCGGCACACCACGACGCAGTTCGACCGCCTGGTCGACCGCTAG
- a CDS encoding lipid II:glycine glycyltransferase FemX translates to MSLTLRTISREQHLAYIQSLPAASHCQVPAWADVKTEWRSENLGWFDKNGQMVGAGLVLYRQLPKIKRYLAYMPEGPVINWYAPNLDEWLQPMLAHLKHQGAFSVKMGPPVVIRRWDSAAIKSGIQDPDVKRLRDVEATHIEPRAFEVADRLRKMGWQQGEDGGAGFGDVQPRYVFQVPLANRSLDDVLKGFNQLWRRNIKKAEKAGVEVVQGGYEDLAEWQRLYEITAVRDHFRPRPLSYFQRMWTVLNNEDPNRMRLYFARHNGVNLSAATMLVVGGHVWYSYGASDNIGREVRPSNAMQWRMLRDAYAMGATVYDLRGISDSLDETDHLFGLIQFKVGTGGEAVEYVGEWDFPLNKLLHKALDIYMSRR, encoded by the coding sequence ATGAGCCTGACCCTGAGGACCATCAGCCGTGAGCAGCATCTGGCGTATATCCAGAGCCTGCCCGCGGCGAGCCACTGCCAGGTCCCGGCGTGGGCTGATGTGAAGACCGAGTGGCGCTCGGAGAATCTCGGGTGGTTCGACAAGAACGGCCAGATGGTCGGCGCCGGTCTGGTGCTCTACCGCCAGCTGCCGAAGATCAAGCGGTACCTCGCGTACATGCCCGAGGGCCCGGTCATCAACTGGTACGCCCCGAACCTCGACGAGTGGCTGCAGCCGATGCTGGCGCACCTGAAGCACCAGGGCGCCTTCTCGGTGAAGATGGGCCCGCCGGTCGTCATCCGGCGCTGGGACTCGGCCGCCATCAAGTCCGGCATCCAGGACCCGGACGTCAAGCGTCTGCGGGACGTCGAGGCCACCCACATCGAGCCGCGCGCCTTCGAAGTCGCCGACCGGCTGCGCAAGATGGGCTGGCAGCAGGGCGAGGACGGCGGCGCGGGCTTCGGCGATGTGCAGCCGCGCTATGTCTTCCAGGTGCCGCTCGCCAACCGCTCGCTCGACGACGTCCTCAAGGGCTTCAACCAGCTGTGGCGCCGCAACATCAAGAAGGCCGAGAAGGCCGGTGTCGAGGTCGTCCAGGGCGGCTACGAGGACCTGGCCGAGTGGCAGCGGCTGTACGAGATCACCGCTGTCCGCGACCACTTCCGGCCGCGCCCGCTCTCGTACTTCCAGCGCATGTGGACGGTCCTCAACAACGAGGACCCCAACCGGATGCGGCTCTACTTCGCGCGCCACAACGGCGTGAACCTGTCGGCGGCGACGATGCTCGTCGTCGGTGGGCACGTCTGGTACTCCTACGGCGCCTCCGACAACATCGGCCGTGAGGTCCGGCCCTCGAACGCGATGCAGTGGCGGATGCTGCGTGACGCGTACGCCATGGGCGCGACCGTCTACGACCTGCGCGGCATCTCCGACTCGCTCGACGAGACCGACCACCTCTTCGGTCTCATCCAGTTCAAGGTGGGCACCGGCGGCGAGGCCGTCGAGTACGTCGGTGAGTGGGACTTCCCGCTGAACAAGCTGCTGCACAAGGCCCTCGACATCTACATGTCGCGGCGCTGA
- the rpsF gene encoding 30S ribosomal protein S6 yields the protein MRHYEVMVILDPDLEERAVSPLIENFLSVVREGNGKVEKVDTWGRRRLSYEIKKKPEGIYTVIDLQAEPAVVKELDRQMNLNESVLRTKVLRPETH from the coding sequence ATGCGTCACTACGAGGTGATGGTCATCCTCGACCCCGATCTGGAGGAGCGCGCTGTCTCTCCCCTGATCGAGAACTTCCTCTCCGTCGTCCGCGAGGGCAACGGAAAGGTTGAGAAGGTCGACACCTGGGGCCGTCGTCGTCTCTCCTACGAGATCAAGAAGAAGCCCGAGGGCATCTACACGGTCATCGACCTGCAGGCCGAGCCTGCGGTCGTCAAGGAGCTCGACCGTCAGATGAACCTGAACGAGTCGGTCCTCCGGACGAAGGTCCTCCGCCCCGAGACCCACTGA
- a CDS encoding single-stranded DNA-binding protein translates to MAGETVITVVGNLVDDPELRFTPSGAAVAKFRVASTPRTFDRQTNEWKDGEGLFLTCSVWRQAAENVAESLQRGMRVVVQGRLKQRSYEDREGVKRTVYELDVEEVGPSLKNATAKVTKTTGRGGQGGYGGGGQQQGGGNWGGAPSGGSQGGGAPADDPWASGAPAGGGQQQGAGGGSWGGSSGSSGGSGGGYSDEPPF, encoded by the coding sequence ATGGCAGGCGAGACCGTCATCACGGTCGTCGGCAATCTCGTCGACGACCCCGAGCTGCGCTTCACCCCCTCGGGTGCGGCCGTCGCGAAGTTCCGTGTCGCGTCGACTCCCCGCACCTTCGACCGTCAGACCAATGAGTGGAAGGACGGCGAAGGCCTGTTCCTGACCTGCTCGGTCTGGCGTCAGGCGGCGGAGAACGTCGCCGAGTCGCTCCAGCGAGGCATGCGCGTCGTCGTGCAGGGCCGGCTGAAGCAGCGGTCCTACGAGGACCGCGAGGGCGTCAAGCGCACGGTCTACGAGCTGGACGTCGAGGAAGTCGGCCCCAGTCTCAAGAACGCCACGGCCAAGGTCACCAAGACCACCGGCCGAGGCGGCCAGGGTGGTTACGGCGGCGGTGGCCAGCAGCAGGGCGGCGGCAACTGGGGCGGAGCCCCCAGCGGTGGTTCCCAGGGTGGCGGCGCTCCCGCCGACGACCCCTGGGCCTCCGGCGCGCCGGCCGGCGGCGGCCAGCAGCAGGGTGCCGGCGGTGGCAGCTGGGGCGGAAGCTCTGGCAGCTCCGGCGGCTCCGGCGGCGGCTACTCGGACGAGCCGCCCTTCTAG
- the rpsR gene encoding 30S ribosomal protein S18, with translation MAKPPVRKPKKKVCAFCKDKTAYVDYKDTNMLRKFISDRGKIRARRVTGNCTQHQRDVATAVKNSREMALLPYTSTAR, from the coding sequence ATGGCGAAGCCGCCTGTGCGCAAGCCTAAGAAGAAGGTCTGCGCTTTCTGCAAGGACAAGACCGCTTACGTGGACTACAAGGACACGAACATGCTGCGGAAGTTCATTTCCGACCGCGGCAAGATCCGTGCCCGCCGCGTGACCGGCAACTGCACGCAGCACCAGCGTGACGTCGCCACGGCCGTCAAGAACAGCCGTGAGATGGCGCTGCTGCCCTACACGTCCACCGCGCGATAA
- the rplI gene encoding 50S ribosomal protein L9, with amino-acid sequence MKIILTHEVSGLGTAGDVVDVKDGYARNYLVPRGFAIRWTKGGEKDVAQIRRARKIHEIATIEQANEIKARLEGVKVRLAVRSGDAGRLFGSVTQADVAAAIKAAGGPDVDKRRVELGSPIKTLGAHQVSVRLHAEVVAKVGVEVVAA; translated from the coding sequence ATGAAGATCATCCTCACCCACGAGGTCTCTGGCCTCGGCACTGCCGGCGACGTCGTTGACGTCAAGGACGGCTACGCTCGCAACTACCTGGTCCCGCGTGGTTTCGCGATCCGCTGGACCAAGGGTGGCGAGAAGGACGTGGCGCAGATCCGCCGCGCCCGCAAGATCCACGAGATCGCCACCATCGAGCAGGCCAACGAGATCAAGGCCCGCCTCGAAGGCGTGAAGGTGCGTCTGGCCGTTCGCTCCGGCGACGCCGGCCGTCTCTTCGGCTCCGTCACCCAGGCCGATGTCGCTGCGGCGATCAAGGCTGCCGGTGGCCCGGACGTGGACAAGCGTCGCGTCGAGCTCGGCTCGCCGATCAAGACCCTGGGCGCGCACCAGGTGTCCGTGCGTCTGCACGCCGAGGTTGTCGCGAAGGTTGGCGTCGAGGTCGTCGCCGCCTAA
- a CDS encoding MATE family efflux transporter: MTQAPVAPKNIRRRHDREIVSLAVPAFGALVAEPLFVMADSAIVGHLGTPQLAGLGIAAALLTTAVSVFVFLAYATTAAVARRVGAGDLQAAIRQGMDGVWLALLLGAAVIAVVLPAAPWFIDLFGASDTAAPYAVTYLRISALGIPAMLMVLAATGILRGLQDTRTPLYVAIGGFTLNAALNVGLVYGADLGIAGSAWGTVIAQFAMAAVYLSVVVRGARRHGASLRPDAAGIRASAQAGVPLLVRTLSLRAVLMIATAVAARLGDTDIAAHQIILSLWSLLAFALDAIAIAGQAIIGRYLGAGDTEGARQACRRMVEWGIAAGVALGLLVAVARPLFIPLFTGDHTVQDTLLPALLVVAVSQPISGIVFVLDGVLMGAGDGPYLARAMLLTLACFAPVALLVPVLGGGLTTLWWAMTLMMTVRMVTLWARARSGRWLVTGATR, from the coding sequence ATGACACAGGCCCCAGTGGCACCGAAGAACATCCGGCGCCGACACGACCGCGAGATCGTCTCCCTCGCCGTGCCCGCCTTCGGCGCACTCGTCGCCGAGCCGCTCTTCGTCATGGCCGACAGCGCGATCGTCGGCCACCTCGGCACCCCGCAACTGGCCGGTCTGGGCATCGCCGCGGCACTCCTCACCACCGCCGTGAGCGTCTTCGTCTTCCTCGCCTACGCCACCACGGCCGCCGTCGCACGCCGCGTCGGCGCCGGAGACCTGCAGGCCGCCATCCGCCAGGGCATGGACGGCGTCTGGCTCGCCCTGCTGCTCGGCGCGGCCGTCATAGCCGTCGTCCTGCCCGCGGCCCCCTGGTTCATCGATCTCTTCGGCGCCTCGGACACCGCCGCCCCCTACGCCGTCACCTATCTGCGTATCTCCGCGCTCGGCATCCCCGCCATGCTCATGGTCCTCGCGGCCACCGGCATCCTGCGCGGCCTCCAGGACACGAGGACGCCGCTCTACGTGGCCATCGGCGGCTTCACGCTGAACGCGGCGCTGAACGTCGGGCTCGTCTACGGGGCGGACCTCGGCATCGCGGGCTCCGCCTGGGGCACCGTGATCGCCCAGTTCGCGATGGCGGCCGTCTACCTCTCGGTCGTCGTACGAGGAGCCCGGCGGCACGGCGCCTCGCTGCGCCCCGACGCGGCAGGCATCCGCGCCAGCGCCCAGGCGGGGGTCCCACTGCTGGTCCGTACGCTCTCGCTGCGGGCCGTCCTGATGATCGCCACCGCCGTGGCCGCCCGTCTCGGTGACACCGACATCGCCGCCCACCAGATCATCCTGTCCCTGTGGAGCCTGCTGGCCTTCGCCCTCGACGCGATCGCCATCGCCGGGCAGGCCATCATCGGCCGCTATCTGGGGGCCGGGGACACCGAGGGCGCCCGCCAGGCGTGCCGGCGCATGGTGGAGTGGGGCATCGCCGCCGGAGTGGCTCTCGGCCTGCTGGTGGCCGTCGCCCGGCCGCTGTTCATCCCGCTCTTCACCGGCGACCACACGGTCCAGGACACCCTGCTGCCCGCTCTCCTCGTGGTCGCCGTCTCCCAGCCGATCTCCGGCATCGTCTTCGTCCTCGACGGGGTGCTGATGGGTGCGGGCGACGGCCCCTATCTGGCCCGGGCGATGTTGCTGACCCTCGCCTGCTTCGCTCCGGTGGCGCTCCTGGTCCCGGTACTCGGCGGCGGGCTCACGACGCTGTGGTGGGCGATGACCCTGATGATGACCGTCCGGATGGTGACGCTGTGGGCCCGCGCCCGCTCGGGACGCTGGCTGGTGACGGGCGCCACGCGCTGA
- the dnaB gene encoding replicative DNA helicase, which produces MSIPEPLDDPWADSGPGDRLPVSRPRRADGRGRGRDDQHDRGSESESWDGGGSSGFERVPPQDIDAEQSVLGGMLLSKDAIADVVEIIKGHDFYRPAHETVYTAILDLYAKGEPADPITVAAELVKRGEITRVGGASYLHTLVQSVPTAANASYYAEIVHERAVLRRLVEAGTKITQMGYAADGDVDEIVNSAQAEIYAVTEQRTSEDYLPLGDIMEGALDEIEAIGSRSGEMTGVPTGFTDFDSLTNGLHPGQMIVIAARPAMGKSTLALDFARACSIKHNLPSVIFSLEMGRNEIAMRLLSAEARVALHHMRSGTMTDEDWTRLARRMPDVSQAPLYIDDSPNLSMMEIRAKCRRLKQRNDLKLVVIDYLQLMQSGGSKRAESRQQEVSDMSRNLKLLAKELELPVIALSQLNRGPEQRTDKKPMVSDLRESGSIEQDADMVILLHREDAYEKESPRAGEADLIVAKHRNGPTATITVAFQGHYSRFVDMAQT; this is translated from the coding sequence GTGAGCATTCCCGAGCCCTTGGACGACCCCTGGGCCGACAGCGGTCCGGGTGACCGTCTGCCCGTCTCCCGCCCCCGCCGCGCCGACGGACGGGGCCGTGGCCGCGACGACCAGCACGACCGGGGCAGCGAGAGCGAGTCCTGGGACGGCGGCGGCTCGTCCGGCTTCGAGCGGGTCCCCCCGCAGGACATCGACGCCGAGCAGTCCGTTCTGGGCGGCATGCTGCTCTCCAAGGACGCCATCGCGGACGTCGTGGAGATCATCAAGGGCCATGACTTCTACCGGCCGGCGCACGAGACCGTGTACACGGCGATCCTCGACCTGTACGCGAAGGGCGAGCCGGCCGACCCGATCACCGTCGCGGCCGAGCTGGTCAAGCGGGGCGAGATCACCCGCGTCGGCGGCGCCTCGTATCTGCACACCCTGGTCCAGTCGGTGCCGACCGCGGCCAACGCCTCGTACTACGCGGAGATCGTCCACGAGCGGGCGGTGCTCCGCCGTCTCGTCGAGGCGGGCACCAAGATCACGCAGATGGGATACGCGGCGGACGGCGATGTCGACGAGATCGTCAACTCCGCCCAGGCCGAGATCTACGCGGTCACCGAGCAGCGCACCAGCGAGGACTATCTGCCGCTCGGCGACATCATGGAGGGCGCGCTCGACGAGATCGAGGCGATCGGCTCCCGCAGCGGCGAGATGACCGGTGTGCCGACCGGCTTCACCGACTTCGACTCGCTCACCAACGGTCTCCACCCGGGCCAGATGATCGTCATCGCGGCCCGTCCCGCCATGGGTAAGTCCACGCTGGCGCTGGACTTCGCCCGGGCCTGCTCGATCAAGCACAACCTGCCCAGCGTGATCTTCTCCCTCGAAATGGGCCGTAACGAGATCGCGATGCGTCTCCTGTCGGCCGAGGCCCGGGTCGCGCTGCACCACATGCGTTCCGGCACCATGACCGACGAGGACTGGACCCGGCTCGCCCGCCGGATGCCGGACGTCTCCCAGGCCCCGCTGTACATCGACGACTCCCCGAACCTGTCGATGATGGAGATCCGCGCCAAGTGCCGTCGGCTCAAGCAGCGCAACGACCTCAAGCTCGTCGTCATCGACTATCTGCAGCTGATGCAGTCCGGTGGGTCCAAGCGCGCCGAGAGCCGCCAGCAGGAGGTCTCGGACATGTCGCGAAACCTCAAGCTGCTCGCCAAGGAACTGGAGCTTCCGGTCATCGCGCTGTCGCAGCTGAACCGTGGCCCCGAGCAGCGTACGGACAAGAAGCCGATGGTCTCCGACCTGCGTGAGTCCGGCTCCATCGAGCAGGACGCGGACATGGTCATCCTGCTGCACCGCGAGGACGCGTACGAGAAGGAGTCGCCGCGCGCGGGCGAGGCGGACCTGATCGTGGCCAAGCACCGTAACGGTCCGACGGCCACGATCACGGTGGCCTTCCAGGGTCACTACTCGCGTTTCGTGGACATGGCACAGACCTGA
- a CDS encoding serine hydrolase domain-containing protein, whose amino-acid sequence MTSSPHAPITPPTTTAPLDLLPSTERALIHRLAVAQSEGRLPSLVAGVVREGRIVWTGSRTSVEGHGPDADVQYRIGSITKTFTAVLVTRLRDEGLLDLEDPLDKHLPNTGVGEVTIAQLLSHSAGLAAETPAPWWERSSAALRPELADVLGENPFLHPVGRLHHYSNPGYTLLGSLVEAVRGVPWEEALQSEILDPLGLNRTSTQPVAPHAGGWAVHPWADALLPEPSEDLGIMAPAGQLWSTAADLCRFAVFLAEGDDRVLSAASVREMRAPSAPPEAGDWQGGYGLGVQLSRQDDHRTLAGHTGSLPGFVAGLWISVEDGIGAVALANSTSGTAPAVAADLVRIVVEAEPKLPEPWRPLSEVDPSLLELTGPWYWGTYAYGLRLNADGTVALEPLRGTGRAARFEARADGSWIGLNGYYKGEILRAVRRPDGSVSHLDLGSFAFTREPYGPDDAVPGGVDPEGWRGV is encoded by the coding sequence ATGACCTCATCCCCGCATGCGCCGATCACCCCGCCGACGACCACGGCCCCCCTTGACCTTCTGCCCAGTACAGAGCGCGCTCTGATCCACCGCCTCGCCGTCGCCCAGTCCGAGGGGCGGCTCCCTTCGCTGGTCGCCGGCGTGGTGCGCGAGGGCCGGATCGTCTGGACGGGCTCGCGCACCTCGGTCGAGGGCCACGGGCCGGACGCCGACGTCCAGTACCGCATCGGTTCGATCACCAAGACCTTCACCGCTGTCCTGGTCACGCGGCTGCGGGACGAGGGGCTACTGGACCTCGAAGACCCGCTGGACAAGCACCTGCCCAACACCGGGGTCGGTGAGGTGACCATCGCCCAACTCCTCAGCCACAGCGCAGGGTTGGCGGCCGAGACGCCCGCGCCCTGGTGGGAGCGGAGCTCGGCGGCGCTGCGCCCGGAGCTCGCGGACGTGCTGGGCGAGAACCCGTTTTTGCACCCGGTCGGCAGGCTGCACCACTACTCCAACCCGGGCTACACGCTGCTCGGTTCGCTGGTCGAGGCGGTACGGGGAGTGCCCTGGGAGGAGGCGCTGCAGAGCGAGATCCTCGATCCGCTGGGGCTGAACAGGACGAGCACGCAGCCGGTGGCCCCGCATGCGGGCGGCTGGGCCGTGCACCCCTGGGCCGACGCCCTGCTCCCCGAGCCGTCCGAGGACCTGGGGATCATGGCCCCCGCGGGCCAGTTGTGGTCGACGGCAGCGGACCTCTGCCGCTTCGCGGTTTTCCTCGCCGAGGGAGACGACCGTGTGCTGAGCGCCGCGTCCGTACGGGAGATGCGGGCGCCGTCTGCTCCGCCCGAGGCGGGGGACTGGCAGGGCGGTTACGGACTGGGCGTACAGCTGAGCCGCCAGGACGACCACCGCACCCTCGCCGGGCACACCGGCTCGCTGCCCGGGTTCGTCGCAGGGCTGTGGATCAGCGTGGAGGACGGCATCGGGGCGGTAGCGCTCGCCAACTCCACCTCGGGGACGGCCCCGGCGGTCGCCGCCGATCTCGTCCGGATCGTCGTCGAGGCCGAGCCGAAGCTCCCTGAGCCGTGGCGGCCCCTCTCCGAGGTCGACCCGTCTCTGCTGGAGCTCACCGGCCCCTGGTACTGGGGGACTTATGCCTACGGCCTGCGACTGAATGCCGATGGCACGGTGGCGCTGGAGCCGCTGCGCGGAACCGGCCGCGCGGCGAGGTTCGAGGCTCGGGCCGATGGCAGCTGGATCGGTCTCAACGGCTACTACAAGGGCGAGATCCTGCGGGCGGTGCGCCGCCCGGACGGCTCGGTGAGCCATCTCGACCTCGGGTCGTTCGCCTTCACCCGGGAGCCGTACGGGCCGGACGATGCCGTCCCGGGAGGCGTCGACCCCGAGGGCTGGCGCGGGGTCTGA
- a CDS encoding N-acetyltransferase family protein codes for MSDLEIRPAAPQDIPAIVAMLADDPLGAQRESPNDLAPYLAAFDRLAKDPNQHLVVAVRDDQVVGTLQLTVIPGLSRRGATRSIIEGVRIHADERGSGLGTRLVEWAVEESGRLGCQLVQLTSDATRIDAHRFYERLGFDASHLGFKKAL; via the coding sequence ATGAGCGATCTTGAGATAAGGCCGGCGGCACCCCAGGACATCCCGGCGATCGTGGCGATGCTCGCCGATGACCCGCTGGGCGCCCAGCGGGAGTCGCCGAACGACCTCGCCCCGTACCTCGCCGCCTTCGACCGGCTGGCCAAGGACCCCAACCAGCACCTGGTCGTCGCCGTCCGCGACGACCAGGTCGTCGGCACACTCCAGCTGACCGTCATCCCCGGGCTGTCCCGGCGCGGCGCCACCCGCTCGATCATCGAAGGCGTACGCATCCACGCCGATGAGCGCGGCAGCGGCCTCGGCACCCGGCTCGTCGAGTGGGCCGTCGAGGAATCCGGGCGCCTGGGCTGCCAGTTGGTCCAGCTGACGTCGGACGCCACCCGGATCGATGCCCACCGCTTCTATGAGCGACTGGGCTTCGACGCGTCCCACCTGGGCTTCAAGAAAGCCCTCTGA
- a CDS encoding MarR family winged helix-turn-helix transcriptional regulator, producing MTATDPALTALSQGWCALSLLHGRIEAHIERALQSGHELSVREYSLLDVLSRQHSGPGGHLQMKQVADAVVLSQSATTRLVTRLEDRGLLTRYLCDTDRRGIYTDVTESGQELLSEARPTNDRALREALDEAALNPELAPLVRAVEELRVPA from the coding sequence ATGACCGCGACGGACCCCGCACTCACCGCCCTCTCCCAGGGCTGGTGCGCCCTCTCCCTGCTGCACGGAAGGATCGAGGCCCATATCGAGCGGGCCCTGCAGTCGGGGCACGAGCTGAGCGTGCGCGAGTACTCGCTCCTGGACGTCCTCAGCCGCCAGCACAGCGGCCCGGGCGGCCATCTGCAGATGAAGCAGGTCGCGGACGCGGTCGTCCTCAGCCAGTCCGCCACCACCCGGCTGGTGACCCGCCTGGAGGACCGCGGCCTGCTCACCCGGTACCTCTGCGACACCGACCGGCGCGGGATCTACACGGACGTCACCGAGTCCGGCCAGGAGCTGCTCTCCGAGGCCCGGCCGACCAATGACCGCGCACTGCGCGAGGCGCTCGACGAGGCCGCGCTGAATCCGGAACTCGCCCCGCTGGTCAGGGCCGTCGAGGAACTCCGCGTCCCCGCGTAG
- a CDS encoding MFS transporter — MPLALLALAIGAFGIGTTEFVIMGLLPEVADTFDVTIPMAGYLVTGYALGVVLGAPLMTVLGTRISRKRMLMLLMGFFIVGNVLSAVAPVFGLMLAGRIVASLAHGAFFGIGSVVAADLVAPEKKAGAIAMMFTGLTVANVIGVPLGTLVGQQIGWRTTFFIVAALGVVGLLGVAKLVPDLPRAEGVRLRHEIAAFRNVQVLLAMAMTVLGFGGVFAAITYITPMMTHVTGYADGSVTWLLVLFGLGMVAGNLIGGRFADRALMAMLYVSLSGLAVVLALFTLTAHDKTASAVTVFLIGALGFATVPPLQKRVLDQAAGAPTLASAMNIGAFNLGNALSAWLGGLVIAAGLGYTAPNWVGATLAASAVVLAVVSSALERRTRTDSRIVTGAAPEPVRATAAHH, encoded by the coding sequence ATGCCACTCGCGCTCCTAGCCCTGGCCATCGGGGCGTTCGGTATCGGCACCACCGAATTCGTGATCATGGGCCTGCTGCCGGAGGTGGCCGACACCTTCGACGTGACCATCCCCATGGCCGGCTACCTGGTGACCGGATACGCGCTCGGCGTGGTGCTCGGCGCCCCGCTGATGACCGTCCTGGGCACCAGAATCTCCCGCAAGCGCATGCTGATGCTGCTGATGGGCTTCTTCATCGTCGGCAACGTGCTCTCCGCCGTCGCCCCCGTCTTCGGGCTGATGCTGGCCGGGCGGATCGTCGCCTCCCTGGCGCACGGCGCGTTCTTCGGCATCGGCTCGGTCGTCGCGGCCGATCTGGTCGCCCCGGAGAAGAAGGCCGGGGCCATCGCGATGATGTTCACCGGTCTGACCGTCGCCAATGTCATCGGCGTCCCGCTGGGCACGCTGGTCGGCCAGCAGATCGGCTGGCGTACGACGTTCTTCATCGTGGCCGCACTCGGTGTGGTCGGGCTCCTCGGCGTCGCCAAGCTCGTCCCCGACCTGCCCAGGGCCGAGGGTGTCCGGCTGCGCCACGAGATCGCCGCGTTCCGCAACGTCCAGGTGCTGCTCGCCATGGCGATGACCGTGTTGGGCTTCGGCGGCGTCTTCGCCGCGATCACCTACATCACGCCGATGATGACCCACGTCACCGGCTACGCGGACGGCTCCGTCACGTGGCTGCTCGTCCTCTTCGGCCTCGGCATGGTCGCCGGGAACCTGATCGGCGGGCGGTTCGCCGACCGGGCTCTGATGGCGATGCTCTACGTATCGCTGAGCGGCCTCGCCGTCGTGCTGGCCCTGTTCACCCTCACCGCCCACGACAAGACCGCTTCGGCCGTCACCGTCTTCCTGATCGGCGCGCTCGGCTTCGCGACCGTACCGCCGCTGCAGAAGCGGGTCCTCGATCAGGCCGCGGGCGCCCCCACCCTCGCCTCCGCCATGAACATCGGCGCCTTCAACCTCGGGAACGCGCTCTCCGCCTGGCTCGGCGGGCTCGTGATCGCCGCCGGACTCGGGTACACCGCCCCGAACTGGGTCGGCGCCACGCTCGCCGCCTCGGCCGTCGTCCTCGCCGTCGTCTCCAGCGCGCTGGAACGGCGTACGCGGACGGACAGCCGGATCGTCACGGGCGCCGCCCCCGAGCCGGTCCGCGCCACCGCGGCGCACCACTGA
- a CDS encoding heme-binding protein encodes MSTTTAVAPLTIQDAEALVEAARAAAEEAGATVAVTVLDAGGHLLAFRRDDRAVLIAGETSTRKAYTALQLGTATADLVDAVQPGGLFHTLPTALDRPLLFIAGGVPVHRDGRLIGAIGVGGGSPEQDHGFATESVQRLV; translated from the coding sequence ATGAGCACCACCACCGCAGTCGCCCCGCTCACCATCCAGGACGCCGAGGCCCTCGTGGAGGCGGCCCGCGCAGCCGCCGAGGAGGCCGGGGCCACGGTCGCCGTCACTGTGCTCGACGCGGGCGGCCATCTGCTGGCCTTCCGCCGCGACGACCGCGCCGTACTGATCGCGGGCGAGACCAGCACCCGCAAGGCGTACACCGCGCTCCAACTCGGCACCGCGACCGCCGACCTCGTCGATGCGGTCCAGCCCGGTGGGCTCTTCCACACCCTGCCGACCGCGCTCGACCGGCCGCTGCTCTTCATCGCGGGCGGCGTCCCTGTCCACCGCGACGGACGGCTGATCGGGGCGATCGGTGTGGGCGGCGGATCCCCCGAGCAGGACCACGGCTTCGCCACGGAGTCCGTTCAGCGGCTCGTCTGA